Proteins encoded in a region of the Paenibacillus pedocola genome:
- the dnaB gene encoding replicative DNA helicase: MGGDLFFDRVPPQNLEAEQAVLGAVLLHDEALITAMERVNTEDFYDKPHQMIFEAMVQLGEESQPIDLITLTSRLQDRGELEDIGGVSYLAKLAHAVPTAANVDYYAQIIEEKAMLRRLIRTATQIVSEGYTGGEDVGIMLSDAERRILEISNRRSGSGFIAIRDVLMQVFDRVELLHQNKGGTSGIPTGFVDLDHMTNGFQRNDLIIVAARPSVGKTAFALNIAQNVAVRAKETVAIFSLEMSAPQLVQRMICAEANLDANIMRTGEFKSDDDWSKLTMGIQSLSEAEIYIDDTPGVTVTDIRAKCRRLKKEKGLGMIVIDYLQLIQGRGKGGENRQQEVSEISRTLKQIARELDVPVIALSQLSRGVEQRQDKRPMMSDLRESGSIEQDADIVAFLYRDDYYNQDTEKKNIIEIIIAKQRNGPVGTVELVFLKNFNKFVNYERAHAEPFAG; this comes from the coding sequence ATGGGTGGAGATCTCTTTTTCGATCGGGTTCCCCCGCAGAATCTGGAGGCGGAGCAGGCCGTTCTAGGTGCTGTTCTGCTGCATGATGAAGCGCTGATTACCGCGATGGAGCGGGTGAATACCGAAGACTTCTACGATAAACCGCATCAGATGATTTTTGAGGCGATGGTGCAGCTCGGAGAAGAGAGCCAGCCGATTGACCTGATTACCCTGACGTCCCGGCTTCAGGACAGGGGAGAGCTTGAGGATATCGGCGGTGTCAGCTATTTGGCTAAGCTGGCGCATGCAGTGCCGACTGCGGCCAACGTGGACTATTACGCTCAAATTATTGAGGAAAAGGCGATGCTGCGGCGGCTGATCCGCACAGCGACGCAAATTGTCAGCGAAGGTTATACCGGCGGTGAAGATGTAGGCATCATGCTAAGCGATGCGGAGCGGCGGATCTTAGAAATCTCTAACCGCCGCAGCGGAAGCGGATTTATTGCTATTCGCGATGTACTCATGCAGGTATTTGACCGCGTAGAGCTGCTCCATCAGAACAAAGGCGGCACATCAGGGATTCCTACGGGATTCGTCGATCTCGACCATATGACTAACGGCTTCCAGCGCAATGACTTGATCATTGTGGCTGCCCGTCCTTCTGTAGGGAAGACGGCATTTGCACTGAATATTGCCCAGAATGTGGCGGTCCGCGCCAAAGAGACGGTTGCCATCTTCAGTCTGGAAATGTCGGCCCCGCAGCTGGTACAGCGTATGATTTGCGCCGAAGCCAATCTGGATGCCAATATTATGCGTACCGGTGAATTCAAGAGCGATGACGACTGGTCCAAGCTGACAATGGGAATTCAGTCTCTGTCGGAAGCGGAAATCTATATTGATGATACGCCCGGGGTTACAGTTACGGATATCCGCGCCAAATGCCGCAGGCTTAAGAAGGAAAAGGGCCTTGGCATGATCGTCATCGACTACTTGCAGCTGATTCAGGGACGCGGCAAGGGCGGGGAGAACCGCCAGCAGGAAGTATCGGAGATCTCGCGTACACTGAAGCAGATTGCCCGCGAATTGGATGTGCCGGTCATTGCCCTGTCCCAGCTTAGCCGTGGTGTAGAGCAGCGTCAGGATAAACGACCGATGATGAGTGACCTTCGTGAATCGGGTTCCATCGAGCAGGATGCTGATATCGTAGCCTTCCTGTACCGTGATGATTACTATAATCAGGACACGGAAAAGAAGAACATTATTGAAATAATTATTGCCAAACAACGTAATGGTCCAGTAGGGACTGTAGAGCTTGTCTTCTTGAAGAACTTTAACAAGTTCGTCAACTACGAGCGGGCGCATGCTGAACCATTTGCAGGTTAG
- the rplI gene encoding 50S ribosomal protein L9, which produces MKVIFIKDVKGQGKKGQVKEVSEGYAANFLLPRGLVRPATEGNVKTLENQAAAEQRRKDQEKAEAQQLGKKLDELTLTLKAKSGEGGRLFGAITSKQIAETLAAAQGIVIDKRKIELSDPIRHVGTFQVQVKLHTEVKANLTVQVTEE; this is translated from the coding sequence ATGAAGGTCATTTTCATAAAAGATGTTAAGGGACAAGGTAAGAAGGGGCAGGTTAAAGAGGTATCGGAAGGGTATGCAGCCAACTTCCTGCTGCCGCGCGGGCTGGTTCGTCCAGCTACAGAAGGCAATGTAAAAACACTGGAAAACCAGGCCGCTGCTGAACAGCGCCGCAAGGATCAGGAGAAGGCGGAAGCACAGCAGCTCGGCAAGAAGCTGGACGAACTGACACTGACGCTAAAAGCGAAATCGGGTGAGGGCGGCCGTCTGTTCGGTGCAATCACCAGCAAGCAGATTGCCGAAACCCTGGCTGCAGCCCAAGGCATCGTTATTGACAAGCGCAAAATTGAGCTGAGCGACCCGATCCGCCATGTGGGTACGTTCCAGGTTCAAGTGAAGCTGCATACTGAAGTAAAGGCTAACCTCACGGTTCAGGTAACGGAGGAGTAA
- a CDS encoding DHH family phosphoesterase gives MPKFLQRRWHGYHTVWAFMLLLVLIIIVSIYNWVLGVTSLFLAGTLCFSMLQAELAFRRNLVEYINGLSFRIKRVEGEAVSMLPLGIILYSEDRTVEWNNRNASDIFSRKSLVGEELQELLPDVVPALTGSGPVKREIAKDIGTLKDVRQEITVDDRYYQAVIIPSERMLYLYDITELVVLRDRYEEEKLAIGIVMMDNLDEAAQGMDDQQRTSLIAKVASEITEWSKQFEVYLRRLSSERYLMLLNHRSLQALEESRFVILDEVREMTADLKVPMTLSIGLAYGAESASELGALAQSSLDMALGRGGDQAAVKAGQRLSFYGGKSNAAEKRTRVRARVIAHALRDLMQESDKVLIMGHRNPDIDAVGAAIGLLKAAQMYNVEASIVMETPNPSITRMMEQIKRDEDLYKTFITTEQALQVMTEHTLLIVVDTHKASMTMEPRLVQYASRIVVVDHHRRGEEFINEAVLVYLEPYASSTCELVTELLQYIHDKIKLSPLEATMLLAGITVDTKHFALHTGSRTFEAAGFLRRIGADTILIQRMLKEDLQEYISKAEIIKHARMVYDHIALVVTAPGMKIPQLLIAQTADTLLGMTNVVASFVISERPDGLIGISARSLGRMNVQVVMEKLGGGGHLSNAAVQLEGTSKEAEARLLEVLAEIESKEGLFE, from the coding sequence ATGCCTAAATTTCTGCAAAGACGCTGGCACGGCTATCATACCGTCTGGGCGTTCATGCTGCTGCTGGTCCTTATTATCATCGTCAGTATCTACAACTGGGTTCTGGGTGTGACCAGTTTGTTTCTGGCCGGCACCCTGTGCTTCTCGATGCTGCAGGCGGAGCTGGCGTTCCGGCGCAATCTGGTGGAATATATTAACGGCCTGTCTTTTCGTATCAAGCGGGTCGAAGGTGAAGCGGTCAGTATGCTCCCCCTTGGAATCATCCTCTACAGCGAGGACCGCACCGTGGAGTGGAACAACCGCAATGCCAGTGATATATTTAGCCGCAAATCGCTGGTAGGCGAAGAGCTGCAGGAATTACTGCCTGATGTAGTGCCTGCTCTGACGGGCAGTGGCCCAGTCAAGCGGGAAATCGCCAAGGATATCGGCACACTTAAGGATGTCAGACAGGAGATCACTGTTGACGACCGGTATTACCAGGCAGTGATTATTCCTAGTGAACGTATGCTGTATCTATATGACATTACTGAGCTTGTAGTGCTGCGTGATCGCTATGAAGAAGAGAAGCTGGCTATCGGCATTGTAATGATGGACAATCTCGATGAAGCGGCTCAGGGCATGGATGACCAGCAGCGTACCTCGCTGATCGCCAAGGTGGCCAGTGAGATTACCGAGTGGAGCAAACAGTTCGAGGTGTATCTGCGGCGGCTGTCTTCCGAACGTTACCTGATGCTGCTTAATCACCGCAGCCTGCAGGCACTGGAGGAGAGCCGGTTTGTCATCCTCGATGAGGTGCGCGAAATGACGGCCGACCTTAAGGTGCCGATGACGCTGAGCATCGGCCTCGCGTATGGTGCGGAGTCTGCCAGCGAGCTGGGAGCGCTGGCGCAATCCAGTCTGGACATGGCGCTGGGACGCGGCGGAGACCAGGCAGCCGTGAAGGCGGGCCAGCGCCTGTCCTTCTACGGCGGCAAGAGCAATGCTGCCGAGAAGCGGACGAGAGTCCGGGCGCGGGTTATTGCCCATGCCCTGCGCGATCTGATGCAGGAGAGCGATAAGGTGCTGATTATGGGGCACCGTAACCCTGATATCGATGCCGTAGGGGCAGCGATTGGCCTGCTCAAGGCTGCCCAGATGTACAACGTAGAAGCCAGCATTGTAATGGAGACCCCTAATCCCTCCATTACCCGAATGATGGAGCAGATCAAGCGGGACGAGGATCTGTACAAGACCTTTATCACTACAGAGCAGGCGCTGCAGGTCATGACCGAGCATACCCTACTGATCGTAGTGGATACCCATAAGGCTTCTATGACGATGGAGCCGCGTCTCGTGCAATATGCCAGCCGGATTGTGGTCGTAGACCATCACCGGCGGGGTGAGGAATTCATCAACGAAGCGGTGCTGGTATATCTTGAGCCGTATGCATCCTCAACCTGTGAGCTTGTGACAGAGCTGCTGCAGTATATCCACGATAAGATCAAGCTTAGTCCGCTGGAGGCAACCATGCTGCTCGCCGGGATTACGGTTGACACGAAGCATTTTGCCCTCCATACCGGGTCCCGCACCTTTGAAGCAGCAGGTTTCCTGCGGCGGATCGGGGCGGATACAATCCTTATCCAGCGGATGCTGAAGGAGGATTTGCAGGAGTATATCTCCAAAGCCGAAATTATCAAGCATGCGCGAATGGTGTATGATCATATAGCGCTGGTTGTAACCGCACCGGGAATGAAAATCCCGCAGCTGCTTATCGCCCAGACCGCCGATACGCTGCTTGGGATGACTAACGTGGTGGCATCTTTTGTCATCAGTGAGCGGCCTGACGGCCTGATCGGCATCAGCGCCCGATCACTCGGGCGGATGAATGTTCAGGTAGTGATGGAGAAGCTGGGCGGCGGCGGGCATTTGTCCAACGCTGCGGTACAGCTTGAAGGAACAAGTAAGGAAGCAGAGGCCAGACTGCTGGAAGTGCTGGCTGAAATTGAATCGAAAGAGGGGCTGTTCGAATGA
- a CDS encoding DUF2232 domain-containing protein has protein sequence MKFRWTSVAWSIAYLLLLLSLSTPLLIITTLFLTIPAVVLFTTLSTKQFIVHLLPILLIVGLITPVYVLLALYFLIPALVMGRWYKRRSSALSTIMAGTVTILGEFLLLLVIGTALFNFDLSTYVNDMMQMVMSPLSDLGTGNPMISEFNLTSEDVNTISHMTIQVIPMTLILSSFMMAVITHSIVRPILNSMGYAVPKLKPAREWRLSRSFIWYYLLGVVISLFSGNSDSSFMLMISANLLPLLQIVFKIQTIGFVFFLVHERKWSKIVAILLSLLVVWLPGLWIIGIIDIAFPLRELVKKSKR, from the coding sequence TTGAAATTTCGCTGGACATCTGTGGCATGGAGCATCGCCTACTTGCTGCTGCTGCTATCTCTATCAACCCCGCTGCTCATCATTACTACACTTTTCTTAACTATTCCGGCCGTAGTGTTGTTCACTACCCTGAGTACAAAACAGTTTATTGTGCATCTATTGCCGATCCTGCTGATTGTAGGCCTGATTACACCTGTCTACGTATTGTTAGCACTGTATTTCCTGATCCCGGCTTTAGTTATGGGACGCTGGTATAAGAGACGCTCCTCGGCATTGTCCACCATCATGGCAGGAACCGTTACCATTCTGGGTGAGTTTCTGCTGCTGCTGGTGATTGGTACAGCGCTGTTCAATTTTGATCTTTCCACTTACGTGAATGATATGATGCAAATGGTAATGTCTCCGCTCTCCGATCTGGGTACAGGCAATCCGATGATCAGTGAGTTCAACCTTACATCTGAGGATGTAAACACAATCAGTCATATGACGATACAGGTCATTCCAATGACACTGATTCTAAGCTCCTTTATGATGGCTGTAATCACCCACTCCATTGTTCGCCCTATCCTTAACAGTATGGGTTATGCGGTTCCGAAGCTGAAGCCTGCGCGCGAATGGAGACTTTCAAGATCTTTTATCTGGTACTATCTGCTGGGCGTTGTAATTAGCTTGTTCTCTGGCAATTCGGATAGCAGCTTTATGCTGATGATCTCCGCCAATCTGCTGCCATTACTCCAAATTGTATTTAAGATTCAGACCATCGGGTTCGTATTCTTCCTGGTCCATGAGCGCAAGTGGAGCAAAATTGTGGCAATATTACTGTCACTGCTCGTTGTCTGGCTGCCGGGGCTTTGGATTATCGGTATTATCGATATTGCGTTCCCGCTGCGGGAGCTTGTGAAGAAATCGAAACGATAG
- a CDS encoding MazG-like family protein, with protein MPKDLDVAKRAKVIEWLKTEVIDQVSRLFKALWEGSTARVGDSLASLIMSSYILGRRLGIPYRELDDLLLEKLRKHRQEGHQLEEWYQDISALEEHMRKR; from the coding sequence GTGCCGAAGGATCTGGATGTGGCCAAACGCGCCAAGGTTATTGAGTGGTTAAAGACCGAAGTAATCGATCAAGTCTCACGGTTATTTAAAGCACTTTGGGAAGGCAGTACCGCCCGTGTAGGCGACAGTCTGGCGAGTCTGATTATGAGCTCTTATATCCTGGGCCGCAGACTTGGCATTCCTTACCGCGAACTGGATGATTTATTGCTGGAGAAGCTAAGAAAGCACAGGCAGGAAGGGCATCAGCTTGAAGAATGGTACCAGGATATATCTGCGTTAGAAGAACATATGCGTAAGAGGTGA
- a CDS encoding CBS domain-containing protein, translating to MNIAFFLLPKQEVACVTLDSTLRQTLERMEFHRYTAVPILNRNGEYAGTVTEGDLLWYMKDSGGTVTFENASKYLLKDVPLRMNNLPVSIDADMEDLINLAKVQNFVPVVDDMNRFIGIVRRSQIIEYCEKVVSRQSQESL from the coding sequence ATGAATATTGCGTTTTTTTTACTTCCTAAACAAGAAGTGGCCTGTGTTACCTTGGATTCAACACTGCGCCAGACCTTGGAACGGATGGAGTTTCACCGCTATACCGCTGTACCGATTCTGAACCGCAACGGAGAATATGCCGGCACGGTGACAGAAGGGGATCTGCTCTGGTATATGAAGGATTCGGGCGGGACGGTTACCTTTGAGAATGCTTCAAAATATTTGCTGAAGGATGTACCGCTGCGGATGAATAATCTGCCGGTCTCGATCGATGCTGATATGGAAGATCTGATCAACCTGGCTAAAGTGCAGAACTTTGTGCCGGTGGTTGATGACATGAACCGGTTCATCGGTATTGTCCGCCGGAGTCAAATCATTGAATATTGTGAGAAGGTCGTCTCCCGGCAATCGCAGGAATCTTTATAA
- a CDS encoding LCP family protein, whose amino-acid sequence MKKNKFKKRYIALIAVVVILAGGFLFQKPLSVLAFDLFLADRVESKLAEESYEPLVKDSTSTVQAEPVVYKSDPFSLMLLGTDQRANETARSDTMIYAVIRPEDYKILLISIPRDTYTEIIGHKDNKKDKITHAYAFGGQQMAKDTLEALLGHDIQYYATINFQGLKDAVDAIGGVPLPIKKDIVNKGADHEKFTIEGGKSNYNGEEALNYTRYREDSDFNRTKRQQVFIDVVANKMLSISQIGKIPELLDIMGENFKTDLQPSTIISLAKKFMGGKDMDISSFTVMGEGKKIDGVYYDIVDEEDLSEARTMIDNWMNAGTPVSQLIEPGKAENALEPSATAAAQ is encoded by the coding sequence ATGAAAAAAAATAAGTTTAAAAAAAGGTATATAGCCCTTATAGCCGTTGTAGTCATTCTCGCCGGAGGTTTTTTGTTTCAAAAGCCGCTTTCTGTACTGGCCTTTGATCTTTTCCTGGCCGACCGGGTGGAGTCCAAACTGGCAGAAGAGTCGTATGAGCCGCTGGTTAAGGACAGCACGTCCACTGTACAAGCGGAACCCGTTGTCTACAAAAGCGATCCGTTCTCTTTAATGCTGCTGGGAACAGATCAGCGGGCGAATGAGACAGCACGTTCGGATACGATGATCTATGCCGTTATCCGTCCGGAGGATTACAAAATTCTGCTGATCTCTATCCCCCGCGATACGTATACGGAAATCATCGGGCACAAGGACAACAAAAAGGATAAAATCACCCATGCGTATGCTTTCGGCGGTCAGCAGATGGCAAAAGATACACTGGAAGCACTGCTCGGCCATGACATTCAATATTATGCAACGATCAATTTCCAGGGACTTAAGGATGCGGTCGATGCCATCGGCGGTGTTCCGCTGCCCATCAAAAAGGATATTGTGAACAAAGGTGCCGATCATGAGAAATTCACCATCGAAGGCGGCAAATCGAACTATAACGGCGAAGAAGCCCTTAATTATACCCGCTACCGTGAAGACAGCGATTTTAACCGGACGAAACGCCAGCAGGTCTTTATTGATGTAGTTGCGAATAAAATGTTATCAATCAGCCAAATCGGCAAAATCCCTGAACTGCTCGATATTATGGGCGAAAACTTCAAGACAGATCTGCAGCCTTCCACCATTATTAGTCTCGCCAAAAAGTTCATGGGCGGCAAGGATATGGATATTTCCAGCTTTACTGTCATGGGTGAAGGCAAGAAGATTGACGGCGTGTATTATGATATCGTCGATGAAGAGGATTTGAGCGAAGCCAGAACGATGATCGACAACTGGATGAATGCCGGCACTCCGGTAAGCCAGCTGATCGAGCCGGGCAAGGCTGAAAATGCACTGGAGCCTTCGGCTACAGCAGCAGCACAGTAA
- the opp4A gene encoding oligopeptide ABC transporter substrate-binding protein translates to MLKSKISGLLLVMTIILSACNGAGSGGDSYPVRYSKAEDKAISGGTVTYAYTAPFQGLFDPAFFEGEDDSNVLDFITEAMFTVKDDLTTVPNIASWKESDDHTVFTFNIRPGVRWHNGDELTVEDWKFALETIASPDYTGSRYYSVEMIKGVEAYHRGETDQLSGVKVIDPYTLRITVNSARVNTIDNLWPYPMNKKYFSGVAVKDMADSDQVRKRPIGIGPFEVKEIQPGQLVRMQRFDNYYKGKALLDGINYKVVKDSEITGLLETGGIDIGTAPRETFAALKELDNIFLMQSAELSYEYIGFKFGHWDETAQRNVMDNPKFTDKRLRKAMYYALDREEIINQYSYGLGKLIETPIPSSSWAKIADTEIDTYPYSPEKAEVLLDEAGYLDVDGDGMREDPKGQKLVIHYDAMSGSSTTEERTQAILQNWRDVGLDVRLNGGALKELNLFYEAVEKDDPTVELFNGVWGLASDPDPSGLWRATDLWNYSRWSSEQSEELIREGVGNKAYDKEYRKQIYYEWQKLINEEVPMIFFAERVNITAVNKRLQGVHVDSMSNIIEPDKWWIKEID, encoded by the coding sequence ATGCTTAAATCGAAGATCAGCGGACTTCTGCTGGTAATGACTATTATTCTGTCGGCATGTAATGGCGCCGGTTCAGGCGGCGATTCCTACCCGGTACGCTACAGCAAGGCTGAGGATAAAGCCATTTCAGGCGGTACCGTTACCTATGCATATACTGCTCCGTTCCAGGGTCTGTTTGATCCGGCGTTTTTTGAGGGCGAAGATGATTCTAATGTGCTTGATTTCATAACCGAGGCCATGTTTACTGTGAAGGATGATTTGACTACCGTTCCTAACATCGCTTCCTGGAAGGAATCCGATGACCATACCGTATTTACCTTCAACATCAGACCGGGGGTCCGCTGGCATAACGGAGATGAATTGACGGTTGAAGACTGGAAATTTGCGCTGGAGACGATCGCAAGTCCTGATTATACAGGCTCCAGGTATTATAGTGTGGAAATGATAAAGGGCGTAGAAGCCTACCATCGCGGAGAAACAGATCAGCTAAGCGGTGTAAAGGTTATAGACCCGTATACGCTCAGGATTACCGTAAATTCGGCACGTGTGAACACCATCGACAACTTGTGGCCGTATCCGATGAATAAGAAATATTTTAGCGGAGTAGCTGTTAAAGATATGGCCGACAGTGATCAGGTACGCAAGAGGCCGATCGGCATTGGACCCTTTGAGGTGAAGGAGATTCAGCCTGGCCAGCTTGTCCGGATGCAGCGGTTTGATAATTATTATAAGGGCAAGGCTTTATTAGATGGTATTAACTATAAGGTAGTAAAGGACAGTGAAATTACCGGACTTTTGGAAACGGGCGGCATTGATATTGGTACTGCGCCGCGGGAGACCTTTGCTGCACTTAAAGAACTCGACAACATATTCCTAATGCAATCGGCGGAGCTGTCTTACGAATACATAGGCTTTAAATTCGGCCATTGGGATGAAACTGCACAGCGGAATGTGATGGACAACCCCAAATTCACCGACAAACGTCTGCGCAAAGCAATGTATTACGCCCTGGACCGGGAAGAGATCATTAACCAATACTCTTATGGACTGGGCAAGCTGATTGAGACACCGATTCCAAGCTCAAGCTGGGCCAAGATTGCCGATACCGAAATTGATACGTATCCATACAGTCCGGAGAAGGCGGAGGTTCTGCTTGATGAAGCGGGCTATCTCGATGTAGACGGCGATGGAATGCGTGAGGATCCGAAGGGTCAGAAGCTGGTTATTCATTATGATGCTATGAGCGGCAGCAGTACGACCGAAGAGCGGACACAGGCTATTTTACAGAACTGGCGGGATGTTGGGCTAGATGTACGGTTGAATGGCGGGGCACTCAAGGAGCTGAATCTTTTTTATGAGGCAGTGGAAAAGGATGACCCTACTGTTGAATTATTCAACGGAGTATGGGGGCTGGCAAGCGATCCCGATCCTTCGGGACTGTGGCGGGCAACCGATTTGTGGAACTACTCCCGCTGGTCCTCGGAGCAAAGCGAAGAGCTGATTCGTGAAGGAGTGGGGAACAAAGCTTATGATAAGGAATACCGGAAGCAGATTTATTATGAATGGCAGAAGCTGATTAATGAGGAAGTGCCGATGATCTTTTTTGCAGAGCGGGTGAATATTACTGCTGTAAACAAGCGCCTGCAGGGTGTGCATGTCGATTCCATGAGCAATATTATTGAGCCGGACAAATGGTGGATTAAGGAAATAGATTAA
- a CDS encoding endonuclease MutS2, which produces MNLESLSTLGYEDIKKDVARHAVSYEGRRMVSELSPMTYLPAIHRAMDETEEAKELLERGASVPLPSLEGIEWIMSLMGTGYLYNEQDFTAIVTFLNSCSQLRKYMASKEQIAPRIAAYGASLLELKQVREEIERCIRFGVIDDQASKGLERVRKKLAVAKERLQRKLESIMSRHQSILQENLISMRGGRYVIPVKREYHKQVKGAVLDQSTSGQTVFVEPYEVAALQGELELLAADEAREESIILSMLSGLVEQEQEALRINIEVTGTYDFIFAKAKYARTLGARKVALNERGFLRMNGGRHPELKDMVPVSLEFGQGYKSLIVTGPNTGGKTVVLKTLGLLTAMVQSGLLVPVEENSDFTVFSNMISVIGDGQSLTQSLSTFSAQMKSIEGMLRYAGRGVLLLIDELAAGTDPGEGFALSIAILEELNRRGANIIVTTHFSELKVFAASTPGFENARMEFDKDTLQPLYKLTIGEAGESYALQIAEKLGIPAEVIRRSHQLVVQQREQQGPEMAAGRGKGIRAYAKHELRRNPGEEKPARVEDEANLPKDNKNPTSGFEIGDAVYVSSLNRTGIVYAKQDSMGIVGVMIQKEKMRFNHKRLKPYLSKDELYPEDYDFDIIFETKEDRKKRKLMRKRHVEGLSIIHTDEED; this is translated from the coding sequence GTGAATTTGGAAAGTCTAAGCACACTCGGGTATGAGGATATTAAAAAGGATGTAGCACGGCATGCCGTATCCTATGAAGGCCGGAGAATGGTGAGTGAACTGAGTCCGATGACTTATCTGCCGGCTATACACCGGGCAATGGATGAAACAGAAGAGGCCAAGGAGCTGCTGGAGCGCGGGGCAAGTGTTCCACTGCCTTCCTTAGAGGGCATCGAATGGATCATGTCTCTGATGGGTACAGGGTATCTCTATAATGAGCAGGATTTCACAGCCATCGTTACTTTTCTGAACAGCTGCAGTCAGCTGCGCAAGTATATGGCCTCCAAAGAGCAGATTGCCCCGCGTATTGCTGCTTATGGAGCGTCGCTGCTGGAGCTGAAGCAGGTAAGAGAAGAGATTGAACGCTGTATCCGCTTCGGGGTAATTGATGATCAAGCAAGCAAGGGATTGGAACGGGTGCGGAAAAAGCTGGCAGTGGCTAAGGAACGGCTTCAAAGGAAGCTGGAGAGCATTATGTCCCGGCATCAGTCGATCCTTCAGGAGAACCTAATCAGCATGCGGGGCGGCCGGTATGTCATCCCTGTGAAACGGGAGTATCACAAGCAGGTGAAGGGGGCTGTGCTGGACCAGTCCACCAGCGGGCAGACGGTGTTCGTGGAGCCTTATGAGGTAGCCGCCCTGCAGGGCGAGCTTGAGCTGCTGGCAGCGGATGAAGCCAGGGAAGAGAGCATCATCCTGAGTATGCTGAGCGGCCTTGTAGAGCAAGAGCAGGAGGCGCTGCGTATTAATATTGAAGTAACAGGCACCTATGACTTCATCTTTGCCAAGGCTAAATACGCCAGGACTCTCGGGGCGAGGAAGGTGGCCTTGAATGAGCGGGGATTCTTACGGATGAACGGCGGCAGACATCCCGAACTGAAGGATATGGTACCTGTAAGCCTTGAGTTCGGCCAGGGCTACAAATCACTGATTGTTACCGGCCCTAATACCGGCGGGAAAACAGTGGTCCTCAAGACGCTGGGCCTCCTGACCGCAATGGTACAGTCAGGGCTGCTGGTTCCCGTGGAGGAGAACAGCGATTTTACGGTATTCTCAAATATGATCAGTGTGATCGGTGACGGACAGAGCCTCACACAGTCTCTAAGCACCTTCTCGGCCCAGATGAAGAGTATAGAGGGCATGCTGCGCTACGCTGGCAGAGGCGTGCTGCTGCTGATTGATGAGCTGGCGGCGGGAACAGACCCGGGAGAGGGCTTTGCACTCTCCATCGCCATTCTGGAGGAGCTGAACCGGCGCGGGGCCAATATCATAGTTACTACACATTTTAGCGAGTTAAAAGTATTCGCAGCGTCTACCCCGGGTTTCGAAAATGCGCGGATGGAGTTTGATAAGGATACACTGCAGCCATTATACAAGCTGACAATCGGCGAGGCTGGAGAGAGTTACGCGCTGCAAATTGCCGAGAAGCTGGGCATTCCTGCGGAGGTTATCCGGCGTTCACACCAGCTCGTGGTACAGCAGCGGGAGCAGCAGGGTCCGGAGATGGCGGCAGGCAGAGGGAAGGGCATAAGAGCATATGCCAAGCATGAGCTGCGCAGAAATCCCGGGGAAGAAAAGCCAGCCAGGGTAGAGGATGAAGCGAATTTGCCAAAAGACAATAAAAACCCGACATCCGGCTTTGAAATTGGCGATGCCGTTTACGTCAGCTCGCTTAACCGTACAGGGATCGTCTATGCAAAACAAGACAGTATGGGCATAGTCGGTGTAATGATCCAGAAGGAAAAAATGCGCTTCAACCATAAACGGCTTAAACCCTACTTGTCTAAGGATGAGCTGTACCCGGAGGACTACGATTTTGATATTATTTTCGAGACCAAGGAAGACCGGAAAAAGCGCAAGCTGATGCGAAAACGGCATGTGGAGGGTTTAAGCATCATTCACACAGACGAAGAGGATTGA
- a CDS encoding VOC family protein, with product MISASPYVIIENVRESVEYYQSVFGGEIKVLNEHNGKLLHADLVLGSSLIHFSDDYGRGAKTENVSIIMALESEEELRSIYGKLVEDGGKVQVELQKTFFGALHGQVADSRNGITWVFNFFAGN from the coding sequence ATGATCAGTGCAAGCCCCTATGTAATTATTGAGAATGTACGTGAATCAGTGGAGTATTACCAAAGCGTATTTGGCGGTGAAATCAAGGTACTGAATGAGCATAACGGCAAGCTGCTGCATGCCGATCTGGTGCTCGGGTCCAGCCTGATCCATTTCTCTGATGATTATGGCCGGGGTGCCAAAACAGAGAATGTTAGCATCATTATGGCACTGGAGAGCGAAGAAGAACTGCGCAGCATCTACGGGAAGCTGGTAGAGGATGGCGGAAAAGTCCAGGTTGAGCTGCAAAAGACCTTTTTTGGGGCATTGCATGGACAAGTTGCTGACAGCAGGAATGGAATCACTTGGGTGTTCAATTTCTTCGCTGGGAATTGA